The genome window TTGCCAGTGCGCTGTTACTCATATCACGGAAATCTGTTTCAACTCTCCCCCTGTAATCACTCTTCAACTTTATCTCCTTTCCTTTTTTtgaaaccccccccccccccccccccccgaaaAATTTTGGCAGTTATTGTCCCCTCCAATCCTGGACTCCCACGTGTCATCGTTCTCCTTCCTCAGCCATCTGCTTTGCATTTGCCCCGCCGTGTGTGGCGGTGCTCTCAGCCAGCTCCCCCAATCCTTCACCACCTCCTTTTCTCCTCTAGCCAGAACGTTCCTGCAAAACCTATCTGTATGGGTGACCATGCCACATGAGAAGCAGAATTCTTCTAAGCGTTCATATATGCAGTCGACTATGATTTCTTGTCCATCCTTTTTTACTATTTTCTTCTTCCTCCTAAGTGGTTTTCTTGTATCAATTCTGATTCTCACCCTCATGCAGTTTCTCCAAATAGAATCATTATTCTTCGCATTGTACTCTAAAAATTCTCCAAAAAAATTTTCAAGCTGCTTTCCTACCGTTTCCACCATGTATCCTATTGGAAGATTATGCAGTTGAATCTAGATATTCAGAAAACAGGGTTTCACGTTTGCAGGATTCTCCCCTGCTGTCACCGTCTCCAAAGCCAACATCGAGTTATCAAATGACCATGGACCTCCCTTCAAAACCCATTGCATATCTTCTTTCCTGTAAAACTGAAACATGAATAGCCCATATTCAAGATCTTTGATATTTAGTCCCATTGCTGACCTCCAAACGTCTGCTATTtttgatttcataatttttgtATTGACATTCTTCTCTGTAAGTAGCCTCCCTACTAGACAGAGTTCATATCTGTTTACATTCTCATCTATATCCCCTTCCAACACGAAAGCCTCATTTTCTTCGTCATCAATTTCCAATCCTGCCATACGCTCCTCAATGCCTTCCTCTTGAATATGAATATGGAGagaaaacaaaactctcacATGAATATGGAGAGAAAACTAGTTTAGTGTCTAGTTATTTTTCACTCCTGTTTTGTTAGTCACAGAGATGTTCTTTATTACGAAGAGCCAGATGTGATCGCCCAGCATTTctgcttaatatttttttatttgtggtTTATTTTGGTTGATGAGTTGCAAAATGGTTACTATAGTTGCAcaccatttttttaaaataatttttaaaaagcaataattttgaatatattttgtttttcaaaaaatatttttgaaaaaataatccGAATCTAAGATAATCCgaaaaatcggatttatttaatattgaaagttcttatatatatcaaaatataataactgAATATACATATagtttgtaatataataattcatttttagTCATGCTTCCATCTcatattcattaaaatgaattacatGAATCTGTAAATATAACGCTAAAAGAAATTTATATGATGTTTAAATTAAGATTCAcatcaatattttattgaacTCTAATTTTTACGGtgttaatgttaaaaaaataaaaatatgaataacatattatttaaaaaaaggttaaattaattggaaaaataaataataattaactttGTGCATCATATCCGGGAGTCCGAGGGAGTCCAAGAAATAGTGGAGAAAGTTGTATAAATAACACAATATATCTTGTCTTGTCTCGTCTTCTTAGATTCAGAGTTTGAGATCTGTATCAAAGCATGGCTGACAACAAGGAACTCACCCCCTTGCAATCTCCGTCAACTTCAACTTCACCCACTCAACTCCAAGTTGAAGATCCCCACCACTTATCTAAATCACCCGTTCCTCCTAATTCTTCTACTCGCAAGGTACCCTTTTTTTCttgttctatatttttttttcagctTTAACTTCAAATTCAATCTGGGTTTATGCTTGTTTAGTACACTCCTTGATATTTCACAAAAATTTAAGATATCTTGTTGTAATTTTAAGATGGTAGTATTACAGTGTTTGGGACTTAATTGGATCCTAATGTATATTTTTAACACTTCTTGTTATGTTACTAGAAAACCCCCATTTTTACCTTAGTGTCGGAATTATTAGTGCGAGAGTATTCGGGGTTAGGAGAGCTTCAacactaaatgaatttgagttGCTAACTCTTTTAATAGTCTAAGTTATTAGGGGAAGaatgtgtaatatttttaacaatCTGGTTTTGTTTATTGTTAAAATGCGGTATGGGCATAGTACATGTACCTCATATTTACTCGTAGGATTCGAAGTTGAGTGAGTCTGGTTttctttttttagtttaataggAGTATAGATGCAGAAGATTGTTATGATTGCAAACTTATTGTTTGTGGTGATGATTTCGAAtggttttatatttgtaaataattgaCTGGTTTGGTGTAGAGTAGTGTTTTTGGTAAAATAGAGAATGTTTTGTAATTTAGTAAAAAAGAAAGTAACTGTGTGATATGACAATTGCCAACTAGTATAGTGATTGATAAAAAAAGAACGTATACGAGTAATATACCAATTGCTGACCAATGTAGTGAATAACTGACTATACTGACTGACTGAGACAACGTTTTATTGAGATTTTGGGACAAAACTGTCAACAACAGATCGTAGTTGGCCAGTTAGTACATTGATGAAGAGTATTAAGAATGTTGGAAcatgtaaattatatttgagTTAATCTCTCATATTTGTTTTAACATTTCAGTATAGCTTCTATGTCTTGAATATATGTTGCACTTATTTTCTGGGAACAGAAGCTTTGATAGATTACTATATAGTGGCCTGGCATGTTTGGGTAACTATCCAGTTAAACTTAACATCAACATGAATCTACAGAAGATTCGTACTAATAAATGCTGGTTTATTAAAGTAATAAATAGAGGTGGGACTGTTGCACTGTTCCTTTCGGAAGTGGTTAGGAGAAAGTGATCTACATTCTTATGGAGCATGTTCGATTCCACAAAGCAGATTTAGCTGTTCTATTAATATCCTTCAGCTTGTAAACTGAAGCTacactttttctttctttgcacATCAGGCTCATGATTACTCAAGTTGAGTgcactaattttgtttggacTTGATCAAGTCAGTTCATGTACTATCAAGAACTATTTTTGACCATGTGTGATGTATGGAGACCTATGTTACTGTTCAGATATGACCACTAATATTAATAGGTCTTCATACTCTCTGTGTTATCGACACCACTTTAATCATCCTCCTTATAAAATGGGATCTAGTGTTAGTCTTATAGACTTATAGTATCCCACTTCTTCTGATTCACGAGAAGCACCTAGTGTTCTTATGTTGGAACCTTTTATGCCGCTTTATGTATGTAATATatgtgcaaaattatatttacgtAGGCTGCCACAAGATTATGTAATCggaattaatttgatatatgTATTGATATCAATCACCTACTCTCGACACACACTTAACTAGGTGATATTCTAGAGATCGCCCTCTCTGTACACATACATTGATATCTAATTCATGCCTCTCAAAGCCTTCAAACATACCCAGTTTTACTCATACTAAGATATTATTCGTCCCAACAAATCCTCTCTTCACCCGATGTACCATTAAATCCAGAAAATCCTGCAGATATTCATGATATTCAATGTCagcatattatttattttaaatttttaatcaagAGCAGTAATTATGTTCGCTCCAAATAATGGAAAGGGCCTAAGATTACCGGCCACCTAAACTCAAACCTTGTCCTCGAGGTTCAAAAAGAAATTGTTGCCTCAatccttctttttcttttctttttgatcAAGTACCCTTGCATCTTCCCCAATAATATCCTAAAGTACCAAAAGAAAGCATCTTTTTTCCTACGAAAGACCAAACCTTGTCTGGTTGCATGGGATATTGAGTTTAAAATAGCTTTCTGCAATTAAGTCCTCACCTTCAGGATTGTCATCTTTAAACACAGGCAATTCAAGTAGTCATGGCATTGTGCCattgaagtcatggatgttCATGATGGCGGCCCACCCTGAAAATTTAAGGAAAACATCTAATTATGCAAATATATTCTTGTGGACCATATATGAGTTCCCATTCTTCTTGTATAAAAACCTAGTTATTGTTGCTTCTGGCGAGGCTTGAATTTATCAGAAGGTTTAAGATTTCAGTTTTGCTTGTGTTGCCTATGGACTGTATCACTGTGGTTTTACGAAAGCACACATATGAATGGACGACTCTTGAACTCATTCTGCTgtatattaaaacaaaaaaacagaATTTAGTGTGGAAAAGATGGTTTAACAAATACTTCCTCAAAAGGGATCTGTGTTGTTATGTTAGTCCACCCTCAAAATAATCCTAGCTCCTCCCCTGTTGGCAAGCCATCAGACATTTGACTCCCTTGTTGTTTTCTTGTCTTTGCCTGTTTGCCACTACCAAAGTGTGCTGGCCGTTGCAAAATCCCAGAAACAGTTGTTGAGGAGCTGTAGTAGTTTCATGATTAAGGTTATCCAATATTTTAAGTACGGCAACCACACTTTCTTTGAGGAAAGAGATGTTGTTTAGACCTGACTGAAGTTTCTGAATATGCAGCTTTTGAAATTTTGCTTGCCTTGCTTCCACCTTTTCCTCTATGCCGTCGACTTGAGTTTAATTTGTTTCGCACCTGCCATTGCCCAAGAACTTAGTTGCTCTGATGCCAATGTTAGGAATCCGTTATGCCTCCTCTTTTATGTCTGTAATGTAAACTTATATATATGTAGGCTGTAGGAGATTATGTAATcagaataatattataatatttttgatgaacCTTGCACACATGACTAGGTGATATTCGAGACCAGACCACCTACTCTCTGCACACAAAACTAGCTTTTTCAGTGTTTTCTAGAGATCACCCACTCTCCACACACATTAATATCTAATTCATGCCTCTCAAAACCTCTAAACCTTTTTCTATTTATACTGGTACTAAGATGTTATTCGTCCCGACAAATCCTCTCTTTCAGATTTGTAACCGACACAATGCACCACTAATTTCTAAGAATCTTCCAGATATATAACGTCAGTGTGTTCttcattttaaatctttaatCAAGAACAATGTATATGCTCGACTCAATTAATGTAAAGGGCCTTCTTAATGATCATTAGTTATTTCTGACAGTAATCTAGGAGTATTGTTAATAAAGAAAAACTAGATTAACAGTGGCCATTGTTGTGAATGAGTCTGAAATTCTGGTTGATTATGTTAATACTGGTTTTATAAACTTTGGATTAGTATTATTAGGCAATGATGGGTGATTCCTCTCACAGTCCTGctaattttataattagttgTAGTTAACAAAGTAGGTTGGAAGTACTATCAAAATAGTGTAGGATTGAAGGTGTTCAAATTCAATACAAGTAAATACTGTCGATGTTGCCTTGTTTTCTACTTATCTGATAGTTTTGATCAATTTTAATTCTCATTGTCTTCTTCAACTAGGTTAGACCACTACCTctttttttcttgtttattaaatttttcatCCACTTATGTAATGCCTTTTGTGTTGCAGTTTACAGattggtttttatttttgtatggtTATATTGGTAGTCGTCTTCATCTTTTACTAATAGAGAGCACATAGTGATTTTTTTATCCAGCGTATCATTGGTAGGTTAATACTTCAAGTTACCTTTTAAGTGTAGTCTCCTGCGCAATTGGAAATGGTTTTATTAAGTATGTGCAACTGTTTTTCATAGTGCATATAGGTTTAGTCATGTACATGTGGTATCACTTGAATAAAATTTTTGCAACAGAGCCACTTCTGTTTGTTGATGTTGTTTGTAGCTCTTTTTTAGCAGGAAAATTGATTCTTCCTGCCCCTCTTCGCATCTCCCCTGTTTTCCTCCTGTCCCAAGTCATCAATTTCTCCCTGCCTGAAATTTGTGTTGGATTTttgttatcaaaaaaaaatatttctgttgTACTTTCATACTGAAAAGTTCATAAGCAGCGTAGTTACTTGTTGCAGGATACTTATGCAAACTCAAGTAAGATCTATAGATTGATACCAGGTTCACAGAATGAGAACCAGAGCGGTAATAAGAACACAATCAAGAACAGTGACCAGAaatggtgagagagagagagagagagaatttgttttaattattacaTAACCTAATGtattggaaacaaattgtttaTATAGAACTACAATTGTAACTAACTGACTCAACTAACTTTCTGTCAAACTCAAGTTGCCTATTGGGTCTgattaaaatttcttttctttcgctaaattgatttattaatcaATTCATTATATCTTTTCTACATCATTACTAGAAAGATTTCAGTATGTAATAATTTTCTGattttgaagaaatatatatggTTTACAATTAAACTTGTTTCAGGCTTGTTATGCTGTTCTCCAAAGCTGGGTTTCCACAAAGTTCATGACTGGATGGTATATATTCTTCAGAACAAGTTGTTGGAAACTGATTCGCTTCTTCTACTATTGTAACAGacttttattttgttgtttgcAGTGTCGTTCTCTTTCCTGTAGCAGTTACATTTTTTGTCACATGGTGGTTTATTCAGTTCTTTGATGGTTTCTTCAGTCCCATATATGAGAGACTCGGGGTAGAAATATTTGGTGTGTCTTCAAACTCAAGTTTTAGCAAAGCTTGCAGGATGCAAGTTCTATTTTTGAGGTTTACACAGTATCTCACATAACGGGATTGATTTATTTTGCTTGAAGTTAGCAATCTACTTTTATTCtttgaaaatctgaaaaatggCCATGGctataaatttattatcatatataacaaaatattgGTTATGCATGGCCATATGATAGCATTTTACGGAAGCACATGACTGCAATATACATTCTAGCTTTATAGATTCCCTGGTCACATGACCATTATGTTTTTGCTTGGTCTCGTCGTTATCTTCCCATATTGATGGTTATATGCTTATACTGTCACCATCTTCCCATATGATTGTTATATGCTCATACAACATTATTCTTTTCATGTTTGCTGCAGGCCTTGGATTCATCACATCTTTggtatttatattctttattGGTATATTTGCTTCTTCGTGGATGGGTTCCACGGTTTTCTGGTTAGGGGAATGGTTTATAAAAAGAATGCCCTTCATAAATAACATATACTCAGCATCAAAACAAATTAGTGCTGCCATATCTCCAGGCAAGTATTTCAAAGttatattatttcttatttaaaaGCTGTTTGCTAATGGACCTGGGAATTTGTTCGTGCCATGTATTTTGTGTTTGGTGTACTCAGGGGCCTGATACGAAAATGACACGACATCAATTCGTGTACCCAAAGTCCTCAAACAAACACAAGATGGGTTAAACTTGACACAACAGGACAAGTGTTTCATGTACCTATCATGTACATGACACAAAACGGGACAAAAACAAACACGAAAAAGCATGAAAAAGACACGAAATTCAAAAGATAATAAGTCCAATATTCATTCCAGATTGCTATTTTGTTTACAGAATAGGTGATTTATAGaatttacatataaaataatatataacacaaaatatgctatatttatttgaaatatttatatatgtcgtgtcgtgtacccaAGGGGCAAACCCAAACACAATACTATATTGGGGCTGTTGACTTTCGTGTTCGTTTATTTCCGTGTCGTACACTCGAATGCAAACCCAAACATATAATTCTCATCAGTTTGTCGTGTTGTTTAAAAAGTTGCCTGGTCTAGATGTCAACTTGAACGCACTTTTGTGAACTAATTTGCTAGATATTCAAACAGAACACTACTTACGGTTGCAGTTACATAATCaattctttccaacttcaaaagcTTGTATTTGCTGTAAAGATGTATTTTTCCCCtgtaatattttctaaattaggGCATTTTATTCTGCACGATCTGATTAAGGACACAGCTTCTCTTCCGTTTTGTATAAATGATGCTCATACATCTTTACTACATTACAGACCAAAATACTACTGCTTTTAAGGAGGTTGCCATCATCCGCCATCCTCGTCTTGGTGAATATGCTTTTGGCTTCATAACGTCAACAGTGGTTCTTCAGGTATGCTGATTTGGCTGTGCACAAGCTATGAAATGTGCTGCTActgtttaaagttgaaactTGTTGTATTCTGTCCGTTTTTTGAATCCTTCTTTGAGCATCCATTGAGGTCTAGACACTTTCATTGTTTACAAATGGTTGTTTGTTGAAGAATCAAATAATTATCTTGCGTTATAGGCGGTTGAATTAATTTGTTGTGTACGAGTATTTTTAGCATTTGATGATTACATAATAAACTAGTTTCTTAAGTTATAATGAATAAGTCCTCAAAAGAAACAGGCCACCAGACGAATgtgtatgcatatattattgGCATAATTATACTTTGTTTAAAGTGATAAAACAGCTGGAAAGGTAATCGTCATTGTTTAAAGTGCTAAAACAATTTGAAAGGCTATTGTACCCATCAGATTTACTAAGACTAACAGACTACTAAAACCCATCTAAATGCACATGACACATCAAGGGCGACTTGATCTCAGCACTGTATTTCCCGTTTCTTATCAAATGGTTAAATAGTGCTCCGAATAATCCTGGTAAAAGATTATATACTTCCAtccagattcatttgaaaaTCTATCTATCCTTGTGCAGAAAGAAAATGGAGATGAAGAGCTATGCAGTGTTTTTGTCCCAACAAATCATTTGTACATTGGAGATGTATTTTTGGTCAATTCTGCGGAGATCATAAGACCAAATTTATCTATTAGAGAAGGCATAGGTTGGTTTTCTGTTGTTCCGACGTTTGTCTTCTATTTCCCCTTCCTTTAATTTTACTTGTTTTCTTTACATAACTAACCACAGACTTAATTTAGTTTAGGGCACTTGTTTTACTTTCCTTTTTGTCAGAGAAGTACAGTGCAGCATATATAGCCTGCTGAATGTCTCATAGATTTAGTATATTGACAGTGAGTTGTTTTTTGGAAAGAGAGaaaagagggggggggggggggggattggATTGAGAGCCAGCGAGTGTAGTATGGTTGGCTGCTAGTTGCACGAAGGAGAATTGTGTGTGCATTTAAGAGATTTAGAATGAGAGCTATTGAGTGCAGTAGGGTTGGTAGTTGCATGAAGGAGAAGTGTGTGCATTTAAGAGATATAACACCTACTGTAATTGAGAACTTCTTTGTAGCTATCTGCATTCAAAAGATATAATACCTAATTGGATGATGTATATGGGTAGACTGGTATAAGTTTTTGGCATTGCCTATTCCACCCTCTAGATTCTCTTCGAGTGATTGTGCATGCTCACAAATACAGGCCATCTTAGATTTTTCAACATGGTAATGTTGCTAGTTGCATGAaggattttttttcttctaaatattGATGAGAAATAGTATTTGAATTTGAGGGTGTATGTGGTTGACAAGAAATTGTTTTTGGTAGTAGGTACGGGGTGTAGTTATTTTGTACACCCAGACATATATGTACCGACTTAGATTTATACGTTACACTATTACAGTTCGAAAATTTCTACTCCATGTGGAGGATTCTCTCTACTTGATTATGCTTATTTAGAACTGCCTTATTAGTGCTAATTTGTACTCATTTGTCCTTTTTTCAGAGATCATAGTTTCGGTGGGAATGTCAATGCCACAGGTTATATCACCACTGGAAAGGGTTCGTCGACAGAATGATAGAATTCCTCCGAATGGAATGATCTAGGAGAAGCATCCACTGGGCTGAATTCATTTATTTGTTTTACCTCGTGTATATGTCTAAATGGTGTAAAGAGAGGAAGTAAAATTTGTGTCTGGTTTGTGTTGGTTGTATACAATCGGCCTAAGTTGTATCTATCCCGGAGATTATGGAAAGCGTGGTGACTTAGATAGTTTTAGCTATTTTTGTTGTATTTCTTATTTTGTAACCTTTCCTTTTGATCACTTTATTAAAAGGTAGATTAATTCTGTGATCAGCAGTGTGGCACAACCATCATGTATGAACTTTCTCCAGgttgtatatttatatgatattttagaAAACTGTTTTAATAAATTGTCAAGGCCAAGTTATCTAATTTCAACTCAGCTTCTCAGGCGAGAGTTTGTCCCAGCCTGTAGTAAACATAGTTGCAGTGCTTTTGTAGGCCCAGCCTCATTCGTAATCATCTAATTATTGAAGTTAATTTCTGACTTGTATGGTGTATATTTATCTGAGTTCATAAAAATGTGTATAATTAGTTTAAAAGTTAATTtggagtttgtgattttatattACAGTATATGTGTAATAACTACCGCAGGTGTGTAGTAAATCACTCTACATCAGCCTCACCACTCTACATCAGCCTCACTAATTTCTCCTCTCATCTTTagaaaaatcattttgtaaaattttgttaacATCAAAATATGAACATATCAGAGGAATAAAAAATGAGCATAcgatttcataaaaaaaattgcaaaagatatataaaagaataacaaaatgctcatcataataataataaatgatgttGCCAACAATATAACAATACTGTTCAACAAACACGAAGACAAACGGCAAAATTACGACTTGACCAAAAGGACGAGACTAGAGGTTAGTACTGCACAAATAATTTTGCATTAaagattaatataatttcatattttatttttaattaatttgaaattatgatttattattagtaaataaattttttcatcattttgaatatattaagaataaaattttataaaacaattaaaaagatTCCGCTCATTGCACAGgatataagtaaataaaataattatgaaatattCGCTGAAGTAATCTAAAAGATCATttagtataaaatattaatttaggcaaaaaaataataatggcTAGCAAGAAATTTAGATTTAAGAACAAGAAATGATTGTGTTGCAAAAATGCAAAAATGGTGTACAAACTTAACAAATACTTCAATAACAactagaatttttttataatcaatttCAAGCGGCAGCGGAATAATGAGAAATAACAGGTAAATGTCGAGAATACATTAGAGTGAACTTTGCTGAATagtaattaaaataatgatatGTATGAAAGGAGAGATgtgataataatttaaataataataagtatttgaatatataattatattaaataattagtggagaaaaaaaagagaatagAATTTTCCTAAAACTCATTTCTGTACAAGGACAAAGAGGAGCTGAGTATAAATACCGGAGTCCTTAAGTGCAATTGTAGATAACAATATCATAAAGCGTTAATTATGTCATTGACAAATATTTAATCCCACTTAcatcataaatttaaattaaaatcacattatattaattttagaattttctttTAGAATTTTTATAATGTGAAAAGTTGACTATTAATTAAAGTCTTTGTCAATAAGTATATCTTATCTTTCTTGCTACATTTTTTGTAACCAaatatgttaatttattttcagtCCGGGTAAGTTTTAAAAACTCGGTCAATCAGTGGTCCCTGAGCTCAGCATATACTAGGGATTTGAGTGCTGCCGTTAAAGATGAAACCAGAACGTTACATATGAAGCTATTGGCTAGTCAATCAACCAAAGGCATAGCCAAACTACTAACTTTTGCTAATCGAACCATGTTTCTCTATACTTCCATATCTTTTCTTTTTGCCCATAGTATTGTCTCAGAAATAAATATCTtatttctattatatatattacttaaaaacaaaatatttattattataaaattagaaatactACTTTGGAACTCCTCCGATCTTATTTGTAAATaagtaaaacaaaatataattatttgtggaaataaactcttatattataaaattcattttaccAAATAAAACCTCTTTTAGTATATAATTTGTGCAATTAAGGTTTCAAAAGTATAATCATCTAAAAGAAATTCACGTAATTAAAAGGAAGGGTGCAATTCCAACatttttttggtttttcttaatataataattttaaaattttaccacATATCAATTGTAACAaactttttattcatatttcttatTATGAAAAGTATATATACAAATTGGCAAATAAGAATAAGTGGGAAAATTTTAAGGATTGAAAAATGAATGATGAGCTTCGTGATTTGTAATTACTCTAATATGTCGGATATCAAACCAGTCTTATGAAATGTCTACGTACTTTTATCGGATTGTAaaaaatcaagtcaaaaaatataatttgaaaatgcCCTTTATATAAAGATCTCGGATATTACAAATAAGTTAGAACTTGCGTTTGAAATATGATAGACCTTAGTTTTGATCATTTTCACGAGTCATTGATGATTATCTAGGTAGATATTCATTTCTGAAGAATAGAATCTGATTAGAATTTTGAAATTCTGGACTTCCCTAGTTGATCTCTAGTTAGATTAGGAATCCAGTCACGGACATAGATGGAGATGGggagaagtttttatattttatttggaatCGTGTCTAATGTGAATGTATAGTGGGCTTTTTCtatctttaattaattaactatgaaattaaatattagctaataaattataaactcgGCCTTTCAAGCTAGATATTTATTCAGTTCGGGCCTTTGAAATCTAATCCAGACAAAGTTACGAAAGTTTAATAATATCTCATCATGCAAACATACAGTTGTGACATAAAACTCACATGAAgttcaaatataatttcataaattattttatatatatttttaatataaatttttagattaaacttttatttagaaataagttttttaaaaattaatcataaaattatttttttatagaaaacTAAAATACGCACCaattaataaacaattatattaaaatgagtAGGACGAAACAAGTAGCATTTAGTTTAACTCGGTTTGTTTAGGAGtgatgttaaaaattattatgttgtCTAAAGAAATGCCGGTAAAAAAAGTGTTGTAAGAATCACATAgatgtttggtaattttttttagtatttaaatattttgagttattaTAATAGAATAAATGATGTTTATGATAGCtttgatagtgaaatttagTGAAATTTATGATAACTTTCCGTAAAAGTTGAAATGCAAT of Daucus carota subsp. sativus chromosome 3, DH1 v3.0, whole genome shotgun sequence contains these proteins:
- the LOC108215191 gene encoding protein LIKE COV 2, whose protein sequence is MADNKELTPLQSPSTSTSPTQLQVEDPHHLSKSPVPPNSSTRKACYAVLQSWVSTKFMTGCVVLFPVAVTFFVTWWFIQFFDGFFSPIYERLGVEIFGLGFITSLVFIFFIGIFASSWMGSTVFWLGEWFIKRMPFINNIYSASKQISAAISPDQNTTAFKEVAIIRHPRLGEYAFGFITSTVVLQKENGDEELCSVFVPTNHLYIGDVFLVNSAEIIRPNLSIREGIEIIVSVGMSMPQVISPLERVRRQNDRIPPNGMI